One region of Vescimonas fastidiosa genomic DNA includes:
- a CDS encoding RrF2 family transcriptional regulator, protein MLISTKGRYALRVMIDLAEHQADGFIPLRTIAQRQGISEKYLESIIKLLVKAKLLAGLRGKGGGYRLTMAPEQYTVGSILRLTEDSMAPVSCLEPGAEVCSRSGECRTLALWRGLDKVISDYLNGVTLADLMHTDPEGFDYVI, encoded by the coding sequence ATGCTGATTTCAACGAAGGGACGCTATGCGCTGCGGGTGATGATCGACCTGGCCGAGCATCAGGCAGACGGATTCATCCCCCTAAGGACCATTGCCCAGCGCCAGGGCATTTCGGAGAAATACCTGGAGAGCATCATTAAGCTCCTGGTGAAGGCAAAGCTTCTCGCCGGACTCCGGGGTAAGGGCGGCGGCTACCGCCTGACCATGGCGCCGGAGCAGTACACCGTGGGCAGCATCCTGCGTCTGACGGAGGACTCCATGGCTCCCGTGTCCTGCCTGGAGCCCGGGGCGGAGGTCTGCTCCCGCTCCGGCGAGTGCCGCACGCTGGCCCTTTGGCGGGGGCTGGATAAGGTCATAAGTGACTATCTGAATGGTGTCACCCTGGCCGACCTGATGCACACCGATCCGGAGGGATTCGACTATGTGATCTGA